In one window of Azotobacter salinestris DNA:
- a CDS encoding CaiB/BaiF CoA transferase family protein, whose amino-acid sequence MSGALSSIRVLELSRVLAGPWAGQILADLGAEVIKVERPGVGDDTRHWGPPFLKDAQGKETSEAAYFLSANRNKRSITVDLRRPEGQRLIRDLACRSDVLLENFKVGGLAAYGLDYASLRSINPRLVYCSITGFGQTGPYAERPGYDFMIQAMGGLMSLTGRADGEVGAGPLKVGVAVTDVLTGLYAAVAVLAALYHCKQSGIGQYIDLALMDVQVACLANQTLNYLTTGQPPRRLGNAHPNIVPYQDFPTADGSFILTVGNDEQFHSFCEVAGHPEWSLDERFASNQARVAHRDKLIPLIRQTTVFRTTADWLAALETVGVPCGPINDLAQVFADPQIVARRLQMELPHPLAGMVPQVASPIRLSGTPVSYRQAPPLLGEHTEQVLTEVLGLGDEIAALRQSGVI is encoded by the coding sequence ATGTCCGGCGCGCTCTCCTCGATCCGTGTGCTTGAGCTTTCTAGGGTGCTTGCCGGGCCTTGGGCTGGACAGATTCTGGCCGACCTTGGCGCTGAGGTCATAAAGGTCGAGCGCCCCGGAGTGGGGGACGATACCCGCCACTGGGGGCCGCCCTTTCTCAAAGATGCCCAAGGCAAGGAGACCTCCGAGGCGGCCTACTTCCTCTCGGCCAACCGCAACAAGCGCTCCATCACTGTTGATCTGAGGCGGCCCGAAGGCCAGCGGCTGATCCGCGATTTGGCCTGCCGCTCCGATGTGCTGCTGGAGAACTTCAAGGTAGGCGGATTGGCTGCCTATGGTCTTGACTATGCGTCGCTCAGGTCCATCAATCCGCGATTGGTCTACTGCTCCATCACCGGTTTTGGCCAGACCGGACCCTATGCCGAACGTCCTGGTTACGACTTCATGATCCAGGCCATGGGGGGGCTGATGAGCCTGACCGGGCGTGCGGACGGCGAGGTGGGGGCTGGCCCGCTCAAGGTCGGAGTGGCAGTGACCGACGTTCTTACCGGGCTTTATGCCGCCGTTGCTGTGCTGGCAGCCCTGTATCACTGCAAGCAGAGTGGCATCGGTCAGTACATCGACCTGGCTCTCATGGACGTGCAGGTGGCCTGTCTGGCCAATCAGACGCTGAACTATCTGACTACGGGTCAGCCGCCGCGCCGGCTCGGCAACGCCCATCCGAACATAGTGCCGTATCAGGATTTCCCTACGGCGGATGGAAGCTTCATTCTTACCGTGGGTAACGACGAGCAGTTTCATAGTTTCTGTGAGGTGGCCGGGCATCCAGAGTGGTCCTTGGATGAGCGCTTTGCGAGCAATCAGGCACGCGTTGCTCATCGCGACAAGCTGATTCCGTTGATCCGACAGACCACGGTGTTCCGTACCACCGCCGATTGGCTGGCTGCGCTGGAGACAGTTGGCGTTCCCTGTGGGCCGATCAATGACTTGGCTCAAGTGTTCGCCGACCCACAAATCGTGGCTCGCAGGCTCCAAATGGAACTGCCGCATCCCTTGGCTGGTATGGTGCCGCAGGTGGCCAGTCCAATCCGGTTATCCGGTACACCGGTCTCATATCGACAGGCTCCTCCGTTGCTCGGAGAACACACAGAACAAGTGCTCACTGAAGTGCTGGGCCTTGGTGACGAGATCGCTGCCTTACGGCAGAGCGGAGTGATCTGA
- a CDS encoding Re/Si-specific NAD(P)(+) transhydrogenase subunit alpha, which yields MHIGVPLETHIGETRVAATPETVKKLVNQGHTVTVQSGAGLNASLPDGAFETAGAKVGDAAAALGADIVLKVVAPSSAELAQMKTGAVLIGMLNPFDDDNIARMAECGITAFALEAAPRTSRAQSLDVLSSQANIAGYKAVILAANHYPRFMPMLMTAAGTVKAARVLILGAGVAGLQAIATAKRLGAVIEASDVRPAVKEQIESLGAKFVDVAFETEEERQCAEGVGGYARPMPASWMERQAKAVHERAKQADIVITTALIPGRKAPTLLHEATVQEMKPGSVVVDLAAAQGGNCPLTVPDEVVVRHGVTIVGHSNLPALVPADASALYARNLLDFLKLVIDKDGHFHLDLEDDIVKACLMCEGGRVARINGGTSSPSASAAQATKEKA from the coding sequence GTGCATATTGGCGTTCCACTAGAAACCCATATCGGGGAGACAAGGGTTGCCGCTACGCCGGAAACGGTAAAGAAGCTGGTCAATCAAGGTCACACTGTCACCGTGCAAAGCGGGGCCGGCCTCAATGCCAGCCTTCCGGATGGTGCATTCGAAACAGCTGGTGCGAAGGTTGGCGATGCAGCAGCGGCCCTCGGTGCCGACATCGTGCTCAAGGTCGTGGCCCCCAGCTCGGCCGAATTGGCCCAGATGAAGACCGGCGCAGTGCTGATCGGCATGCTCAACCCATTCGACGATGACAACATCGCACGCATGGCCGAATGCGGCATCACCGCCTTCGCCCTGGAGGCAGCGCCGCGCACCTCACGGGCGCAAAGCCTCGACGTGTTGTCCTCGCAGGCCAACATTGCCGGCTACAAGGCGGTCATCCTCGCAGCCAACCACTACCCGCGCTTCATGCCGATGCTGATGACTGCCGCCGGCACCGTGAAAGCGGCCCGCGTGTTGATCCTTGGTGCCGGCGTCGCCGGTCTGCAGGCGATCGCCACAGCCAAGCGTCTGGGTGCGGTGATCGAGGCCTCCGACGTGCGTCCGGCGGTGAAGGAGCAGATCGAATCCCTCGGTGCCAAGTTCGTCGATGTCGCTTTCGAAACCGAGGAAGAGCGCCAATGCGCCGAGGGTGTGGGCGGCTATGCCCGGCCGATGCCGGCATCCTGGATGGAGCGCCAGGCCAAGGCTGTGCATGAGCGCGCCAAGCAGGCCGATATCGTCATTACCACGGCGCTGATTCCCGGGCGCAAGGCGCCGACCCTGCTGCACGAAGCCACCGTACAGGAAATGAAGCCGGGCTCGGTGGTCGTCGATCTCGCCGCCGCACAGGGCGGCAACTGTCCGCTGACGGTGCCCGACGAGGTGGTGGTCCGTCACGGCGTAACCATCGTCGGCCACAGCAACCTGCCGGCCCTGGTGCCGGCCGACGCCTCCGCGCTTTACGCGCGCAACCTGCTGGACTTCCTCAAGCTGGTGATCGACAAGGACGGCCACTTCCACCTCGACCTGGAAGACGACATCGTCAAGGCCTGCCTGATGTGTGAAGGCGGTCGGGTCGCGCGGATCAACGGCGGAACCTCCAGCCCGTCGGCCTCCGCAGCGCAGGCAACGAAAGAAAAGGCATAA
- a CDS encoding NAD(P) transhydrogenase subunit alpha, with protein MDLISDGLYNLIIFVLAIYVGYHVVWNVTPALHTPLMAVTNAISAIVIVGAMLAAALTETGLGKLMGTLAVALAAVNVFGGFLVTRRMLEMFKKKAAKAEAK; from the coding sequence ATGGACCTGATTTCCGACGGGCTTTACAACCTGATCATTTTTGTACTGGCGATCTACGTCGGCTACCACGTGGTGTGGAACGTCACACCCGCCCTGCACACTCCGCTGATGGCGGTAACCAACGCCATATCCGCGATCGTCATCGTCGGCGCCATGCTCGCTGCCGCACTCACCGAAACCGGCCTGGGCAAGCTGATGGGCACCCTCGCCGTGGCCCTGGCCGCCGTCAACGTGTTCGGCGGCTTCCTAGTCACCCGGCGCATGCTGGAAATGTTCAAGAAAAAAGCGGCGAAGGCGGAGGCCAAATAA
- a CDS encoding NAD(P)(+) transhydrogenase (Re/Si-specific) subunit beta produces MSMNQITLLYLIASVCFIQALKGLSHPTSSQRGNLFGMVGMAIAVLTTLALVFKLNAEVAGSGIAFIILGLLLGGGVGTLMAKRVEMTKMPELVAFMHSMIGLAAVFIAIAAVVEPQSLGIVQTMDAPIPAGNRLELFLGAAIGAITFSGSVIAFGKLSGKYKFRLFQGAPVRFQGQHLINLLVGLLILALGLAFTFNGSTSAFTLLLLLSFAIGVLLIIPIGGADMPVVVSMLNSYSGWAAAGIGFSLNNSMLIVAGSLVGSSGAILSYIMCKAMNRSFVNVLLGGFGADASAGGETVQEQRSVKSGSADDATFLLSNADSVIIVPGYGLAVARAQHALKELAEKLTEHGVDVKFAIHPVAGRMPGHMNVLLAEAELPYEQVYEMEDINSEFGQTDVVLVLGANDVVNPAAKNDPKSPIAGMPILEAFKAKTIIVNKRSMASGYAGLDNELFYLDKTMMVFGDAKKVLEDMVKAVA; encoded by the coding sequence ATGAGCATGAACCAGATCACCCTCCTTTACCTGATTGCCTCGGTGTGCTTCATCCAGGCGCTGAAGGGGCTCTCGCATCCGACCAGCTCGCAGCGCGGCAACCTGTTCGGCATGGTCGGCATGGCCATTGCCGTGCTCACCACGCTGGCCCTGGTGTTCAAGCTGAATGCCGAAGTCGCGGGCAGCGGCATTGCCTTCATCATCCTCGGCCTGTTGCTCGGTGGTGGCGTTGGCACCCTGATGGCCAAGCGCGTCGAGATGACCAAGATGCCCGAGCTGGTCGCCTTCATGCACAGCATGATCGGTCTGGCCGCAGTATTTATCGCCATTGCCGCCGTAGTGGAGCCGCAGTCGCTGGGTATCGTGCAGACCATGGATGCGCCGATCCCGGCTGGCAACCGCCTGGAGCTGTTCCTCGGCGCGGCGATCGGTGCCATTACCTTCTCCGGCTCGGTGATCGCCTTCGGCAAGCTGTCGGGCAAGTACAAGTTCCGTCTGTTCCAGGGCGCACCGGTGCGCTTCCAGGGCCAGCACCTGATCAACCTGCTGGTTGGTCTGCTCATTCTCGCCCTCGGCCTGGCCTTCACCTTCAATGGCAGTACCAGCGCCTTCACCCTGCTGTTGCTGCTGTCCTTCGCCATCGGCGTGCTGCTGATCATTCCCATCGGCGGCGCCGACATGCCGGTCGTGGTGTCGATGCTCAACAGCTACTCGGGCTGGGCCGCGGCCGGCATCGGCTTCTCGCTGAACAACTCGATGCTGATCGTCGCAGGTTCGCTGGTCGGCTCGAGTGGCGCGATCCTCTCCTACATCATGTGCAAGGCCATGAACCGGTCGTTCGTCAACGTGCTGCTCGGCGGCTTCGGTGCCGATGCCAGCGCCGGCGGCGAAACCGTCCAGGAGCAGCGCAGCGTCAAGTCCGGCTCGGCGGACGATGCGACCTTCCTGCTGTCCAATGCCGATAGTGTGATCATCGTCCCCGGCTATGGCCTGGCGGTGGCCCGCGCCCAGCATGCGCTGAAGGAGCTGGCGGAAAAGCTCACCGAGCACGGCGTCGACGTGAAGTTCGCCATCCACCCGGTCGCCGGTCGCATGCCCGGGCACATGAACGTGCTGCTGGCCGAGGCCGAGCTGCCCTACGAGCAGGTCTACGAGATGGAGGACATCAACTCCGAATTCGGCCAGACCGACGTGGTGCTGGTGCTGGGCGCCAACGACGTGGTCAACCCGGCGGCGAAGAACGATCCCAAGTCGCCGATCGCCGGCATGCCGATCCTGGAGGCCTTCAAGGCCAAGACCATCATCGTCAACAAGCGCTCCATGGCCAGCGGCTATGCGGGGCTCGACAACGAGCTGTTCTACCTGGACAAGACCATGATGGTCTTCGGCGACGCCAAGAAGGTGCTCGAGGACATGGTCAAGGCCGTGGCCTGA
- a CDS encoding DUF2388 domain-containing protein, which produces MSRLHLFGAAVLLLAATSAPATSFVVTTDTTVDALDATTDVTSSPFRDDKIVRAAHADAASFVASDGAIRGARLEAALAHIRSQLPQLNASDMQLAQAILAL; this is translated from the coding sequence ATGTCTCGTTTGCACCTGTTCGGCGCAGCCGTACTGCTGCTCGCAGCCACCAGCGCCCCAGCCACCAGCTTTGTGGTCACCACCGACACCACTGTCGACGCCCTGGATGCCACTACCGACGTCACGTCCTCGCCCTTCAGGGACGACAAGATCGTCCGTGCCGCCCATGCCGATGCCGCCAGCTTCGTAGCCAGCGACGGCGCCATTCGTGGTGCGCGCCTGGAAGCAGCACTCGCGCATATCCGTAGCCAGCTGCCGCAGCTGAACGCCAGCGACATGCAACTGGCGCAGGCCATCCTCGCCCTCTGA
- a CDS encoding DUF2388 domain-containing protein — protein sequence MRHSLLAITLLLLSAATQAQTLKATSNIVVRALDRSIDFTSDTTTSIRDMKVVLDARDDAASFVASAGAIRGAQLEAALGAIRERLPEAREVSDQALAEAILAR from the coding sequence ATGCGTCATTCCCTGCTCGCCATCACCCTGCTGCTGCTCAGCGCCGCCACTCAGGCCCAGACCCTGAAGGCCACCAGCAACATCGTCGTGCGCGCCCTCGATCGCTCCATCGATTTCACTTCCGACACCACCACCTCGATCCGTGACATGAAGGTGGTGCTCGATGCTCGCGACGATGCCGCCAGTTTTGTCGCCAGCGCCGGCGCGATCCGCGGCGCGCAACTGGAAGCCGCTCTCGGCGCGATTCGCGAGCGCCTGCCGGAAGCCCGCGAAGTCAGCGACCAGGCCCTGGCCGAAGCCATCCTCGCCCGGTGA
- a CDS encoding DUF4105 domain-containing protein: protein MTRHGAGLLAAALLLASTSLHAELRLALHTDGLSAAQRQASQTLLDEARALLPPRLRSQLDRTVEVRWSRHLPENGYGRASRPDRLELNARLLPGLADGTAASARTGRPHGTVRRELLATVLHELTHLYDRSRAWPAEHRVLLQRCRQQAGSLGPVGLAERCRGQTERRFTLSDDPRLLDLAGWQQAVGRRGERERDNGQVARSPDLYELSNPREFVAVNLEYFLLDPAYACRRPSLYRYFREHFGWAPAEPAECPSTYPYLNAGRDFARQPLGQLDPERVYEVDYLFAEANDNWVSRWGHSMLRLVICAPGRPRGPACRLDLDQHLVLSYRAFVGDVQLSSWDGLTGNYPSRLFVLPLNQVIDEYTKVELRSLASVPLRLSDEERRSLFERAAEQHWSYDGDYWFLSNNCAVETLKLLRAGTARAELESLDSIMPNGLLDLLVGRGLADRSRLDDPQEALRLGYRFDSFRERYQAMFAILRQRLSVPQESVEDWLALPADERRPWLARADLRASAALLLLEQAAMRRQLLLAQEELKQRYLSGREEDRRTPELARAGATLDKILANSGFLSRPAELLDGGYGLPQAGEWPRLEQQSAARQQGLRQLNDDLDRELRALLLPRRLAELQAVETNLRQLGEHLRMLHRAAEGLQLPGAELVRPAPL from the coding sequence GTGACCAGACACGGCGCCGGGCTGCTCGCTGCAGCCCTGCTGCTGGCCAGCACCAGCCTGCATGCCGAGCTGCGCCTCGCCCTGCATACCGACGGCCTGAGCGCGGCCCAACGCCAGGCCAGCCAGACCCTGCTCGACGAAGCCCGGGCCCTCCTGCCGCCCCGCCTGCGCAGCCAGCTGGATCGCACCGTGGAGGTGCGCTGGAGCCGGCACCTGCCGGAAAACGGCTACGGCCGGGCCAGCCGTCCCGATCGCCTCGAACTCAACGCCCGCCTGCTGCCGGGACTGGCCGACGGCACGGCGGCCAGCGCCAGGACCGGTCGCCCCCATGGCACGGTGCGCCGCGAACTGCTGGCCACCGTGCTGCATGAGCTGACCCACCTCTACGACCGCAGCCGCGCCTGGCCGGCGGAACATCGGGTGCTGCTGCAGCGCTGTCGCCAGCAGGCCGGCAGCCTCGGCCCGGTCGGTCTCGCTGAGCGCTGTCGCGGCCAGACCGAGCGCCGCTTCACCCTCTCCGACGACCCGCGCCTGCTGGATCTGGCCGGCTGGCAACAGGCCGTCGGCCGCCGCGGCGAGCGCGAGCGCGACAACGGCCAGGTGGCGCGCAGCCCGGACCTCTACGAATTGAGCAACCCGCGCGAATTCGTCGCGGTGAATCTCGAATACTTCCTGCTCGATCCCGCCTACGCCTGTCGGCGCCCGTCGCTGTACCGCTACTTCAGGGAGCACTTCGGCTGGGCACCTGCAGAGCCCGCCGAGTGCCCGTCGACCTACCCCTACCTCAACGCCGGCCGCGACTTCGCCCGCCAGCCCCTCGGCCAGCTCGATCCCGAGCGGGTCTACGAAGTCGACTACCTGTTCGCCGAGGCCAACGACAACTGGGTCAGCCGCTGGGGCCACAGCATGCTGCGCCTGGTGATCTGCGCCCCCGGCCGGCCGCGCGGACCGGCCTGCCGACTGGATCTCGACCAGCATCTGGTGCTTTCCTACCGGGCCTTCGTCGGCGATGTGCAGCTCTCCAGCTGGGACGGCCTGACCGGCAACTACCCTTCGCGGCTGTTCGTCCTGCCACTCAATCAGGTGATCGACGAGTACACCAAGGTCGAGCTGCGCAGTTTGGCCTCGGTGCCGCTCAGACTCAGCGACGAGGAGCGCCGCAGCCTGTTCGAGCGCGCCGCCGAGCAGCACTGGAGCTATGACGGCGACTACTGGTTCCTGTCCAACAACTGCGCGGTGGAGACCCTCAAGCTGCTGCGCGCCGGCACGGCCCGCGCAGAGCTGGAGAGTCTCGACAGCATCATGCCCAACGGCCTGCTCGACCTGCTGGTCGGCCGCGGCCTGGCCGATCGCAGCCGGTTGGACGATCCGCAGGAGGCGCTGCGCCTGGGCTACCGCTTCGACTCCTTCCGCGAACGTTACCAGGCGATGTTCGCGATCCTGCGCCAGCGCCTGAGCGTGCCCCAGGAAAGCGTCGAGGACTGGCTCGCGCTGCCCGCCGACGAGCGCCGGCCCTGGCTTGCCCGTGCCGATCTGCGCGCCAGTGCTGCTCTGCTGCTGCTCGAACAGGCAGCCATGCGACGTCAGCTGCTGCTCGCCCAGGAAGAGCTCAAGCAGCGTTATCTGAGCGGCCGCGAGGAGGATCGCCGCACCCCCGAGTTGGCCCGGGCCGGCGCCACCCTGGACAAGATTCTCGCCAACAGCGGCTTCCTGAGCCGCCCGGCGGAGTTGCTCGACGGTGGCTACGGCCTGCCGCAGGCCGGCGAGTGGCCACGCCTCGAACAGCAGAGTGCCGCTCGCCAGCAGGGCCTGCGCCAGCTCAACGACGACCTCGACCGGGAGTTGCGCGCCCTGCTGCTGCCGCGGCGCCTGGCCGAGCTGCAGGCCGTCGAGACCAACCTCCGCCAGCTCGGCGAGCACCTGCGCATGCTGCACAGGGCTGCCGAGGGCCTGCAACTGCCCGGCGCCGAACTTGTCCGTCCCGCACCGCTCTGA
- a CDS encoding OsmC family protein yields MKRTGSAVWQGNLKEGKGSVSTQSGALKEQPYGFNTRFEDQPGTNPEELIGAAHAGCFSMALSKMLGDAGLTPERLETRADVTLEKQGEGFAITVIDLTLKARVPGATPEQFDELANKAKEGCPVSKLLNAQINLKATLEG; encoded by the coding sequence ATGAAAAGGACAGGATCGGCCGTCTGGCAAGGCAACCTGAAGGAAGGCAAAGGCAGCGTCAGCACCCAGAGCGGCGCGCTCAAGGAGCAACCCTATGGTTTCAACACCCGCTTCGAGGACCAACCCGGTACCAACCCCGAGGAGCTGATCGGCGCAGCCCACGCCGGCTGTTTCTCCATGGCGCTGTCCAAGATGCTGGGCGATGCGGGCCTGACCCCGGAGCGCTTGGAGACCCGGGCCGACGTCACCCTGGAAAAGCAGGGCGAGGGCTTCGCAATCACGGTCATCGACCTGACCCTCAAGGCCCGGGTGCCAGGGGCCACGCCCGAGCAGTTCGATGAGCTCGCCAACAAGGCGAAGGAGGGCTGTCCGGTCTCCAAGCTGCTGAATGCGCAGATCAACCTGAAGGCCACGCTGGAAGGCTGA
- a CDS encoding AEC family transporter, translated as MPALLLALWPLFALIVGGYLLRRRNFLGEGFWPGAERLNYFVLFPALLFHSLAKAPLDNPALPRLAAAVLLGLALAWSTLLLGRLLYGWPAARFGALVQGLLRFNTYLGLAAIGSLFGPPGLALAALMLALLVPAVNLLSVWALTAERGLNIGLLLPIVKNPLILACLAGALINLTGLPLPAGSERLLSLLAAASLPLGLLCVGAALQPRELAGELPALAWNCALRLLAMPLLAWTVARLLALPALESTVLVLFFALPTAPTAYVLTRQLGGDGHLMAGLITLQTLLAAASLPLVLTLLP; from the coding sequence ATGCCCGCCCTGCTGTTGGCCCTCTGGCCGCTGTTCGCGCTGATCGTCGGCGGCTACCTGCTGCGCCGCCGGAACTTCCTCGGTGAAGGCTTCTGGCCCGGTGCCGAGCGGCTGAACTACTTCGTCCTGTTCCCCGCCCTGCTGTTTCACAGCCTCGCCAAGGCACCGCTGGACAACCCGGCCCTGCCGCGCCTGGCAGCAGCCGTGCTTCTGGGACTCGCGCTGGCCTGGAGCACCCTGCTGCTGGGACGGCTACTGTACGGCTGGCCTGCTGCGCGCTTCGGCGCCCTCGTCCAGGGCCTGCTGCGCTTCAATACCTACCTCGGCCTGGCCGCGATCGGCAGTCTGTTCGGCCCGCCGGGTCTGGCCCTCGCTGCGCTGATGCTGGCGCTGCTGGTACCGGCGGTGAACCTGCTGTCGGTCTGGGCGCTGACCGCCGAGCGCGGACTCAATATCGGCCTGCTCCTGCCCATCGTGAAGAACCCGCTGATCCTCGCCTGCCTGGCCGGGGCACTGATCAATCTGACGGGATTGCCCCTGCCCGCCGGCAGCGAACGCCTGCTGTCCCTGCTCGCGGCGGCCAGCCTGCCGCTCGGCCTGCTTTGCGTCGGCGCTGCCCTGCAGCCGCGAGAGCTCGCCGGCGAGCTGCCGGCCCTCGCCTGGAACTGTGCCCTGCGGCTGCTCGCCATGCCGCTGCTGGCCTGGACCGTGGCCCGCCTGCTCGCCCTGCCGGCCCTGGAAAGCACCGTGCTGGTGCTGTTCTTCGCCCTGCCCACCGCCCCCACCGCCTACGTGCTGACCCGCCAACTGGGCGGCGACGGCCACCTGATGGCCGGTCTCATCACCCTGCAGACCCTGCTGGCAGCCGCCAGCCTGCCGCTGGTGCTGACACTGCTACCCTGA
- a CDS encoding Na/Pi cotransporter family protein, with protein MLTLLHLLSAIALLVWGTHIVRTGILRVYGMQLRQLLSHSMRRTPLAFLTGIGVTALVQSSNATAMLASAFVAEGLMALAPALAAMLGADVGTAVMARVLTLNLSWLSPLLLLCGVSLFLSQKRNRAGQLGRVAIGLGLIMLALELIVAASEPITHAQGLGLLFASLTGDPLLAAVIGALFAMLTYSSLATVLLTATLAGAGLIDLPLAIGLVIGANIGSGMLAYLNSSLLAAAGRRVALGNLLYKLLGLLVLPLLDPLATWMRTLPLSLQDQVIGFHLAYNSLRCLLLLPSVTPMAHLCTRLLPERVTERNSTAQPRYLDPDALPTPTLALANAVRETLRIGDLVEQMLGHLQDVLLEHRAEAGHELRRLEDELDKLYGAVKLYLAKLPRQALDEAEDRRWAEIIELAVNLRQAGYILAKMQRRAERRSITRPDLEELAELHAELLANLRLGLSVFLSGDPRSARQLLRQKRRFRALERRLAHAHVDRLHRQILHSPEVGSAHLELLEDMKRLNSLFCCSAYVVLEAEAQNADRPNEKSEHDRQDGELHCLLADDAANRPPGRTAGGSAG; from the coding sequence ATGCTAACGCTGCTTCACCTGCTGTCTGCCATCGCCCTGCTCGTGTGGGGCACACATATCGTCCGTACCGGCATCCTGCGCGTCTACGGCATGCAACTGCGCCAGCTGCTCAGCCACAGCATGCGGCGGACGCCCCTGGCCTTTCTCACCGGCATCGGCGTCACCGCTCTGGTGCAAAGCAGCAACGCCACGGCCATGCTGGCCAGCGCCTTCGTCGCCGAGGGGCTGATGGCTCTGGCCCCGGCGCTGGCGGCCATGCTCGGCGCGGACGTCGGCACGGCCGTGATGGCGCGGGTGCTGACCCTGAATCTGTCCTGGCTGTCGCCGCTGCTGCTGCTGTGCGGCGTCAGCCTGTTCCTGTCGCAGAAGCGGAACCGCGCCGGCCAGCTCGGCCGGGTGGCGATCGGCCTCGGCCTGATCATGCTCGCCCTCGAACTGATCGTCGCGGCCAGCGAGCCCATCACCCATGCCCAGGGACTGGGCCTGCTGTTCGCCTCGCTGACCGGCGACCCGCTGCTCGCTGCAGTGATCGGTGCCCTGTTCGCCATGCTCACCTATTCCAGCCTGGCCACGGTGCTGCTCACCGCCACCCTGGCCGGTGCCGGGCTGATCGATCTGCCGCTGGCCATCGGCCTGGTGATCGGCGCCAACATCGGCAGCGGCATGCTCGCCTATCTCAACAGCAGCCTGCTGGCCGCCGCCGGACGCCGGGTCGCCCTCGGCAACCTGCTGTACAAGCTGCTCGGACTGCTGGTGCTGCCGCTGCTCGATCCGCTGGCGACCTGGATGCGGACGCTGCCGCTCAGCCTGCAGGACCAGGTGATCGGTTTCCATCTGGCCTACAACAGCCTGCGCTGCCTGCTGCTGCTGCCCAGCGTCACGCCGATGGCGCACCTGTGCACCCGCCTGCTGCCGGAGCGGGTGACGGAAAGGAATAGCACGGCCCAGCCGCGCTATCTCGACCCCGATGCCCTGCCCACACCGACCCTGGCGCTTGCCAACGCGGTGCGCGAGACCCTGCGCATCGGCGATCTGGTCGAGCAGATGCTCGGCCATCTGCAGGACGTGCTGCTGGAGCACCGGGCCGAGGCGGGCCATGAGCTCCGCCGGCTCGAGGACGAGCTGGACAAGCTCTACGGAGCGGTGAAGCTGTATCTGGCCAAGCTGCCGCGGCAGGCGCTGGACGAGGCGGAAGACCGCCGTTGGGCGGAAATCATCGAACTGGCGGTCAACCTGCGGCAGGCCGGCTACATCCTCGCCAAGATGCAGCGCAGGGCCGAGCGGCGCAGCATCACTCGCCCCGATCTCGAGGAGCTGGCGGAGCTGCATGCCGAACTGCTGGCCAACCTGCGCCTGGGACTGAGCGTGTTCCTTTCCGGCGACCCGCGCAGCGCACGCCAGCTGCTGCGCCAGAAGCGCCGCTTCCGCGCCCTCGAGCGGCGCCTGGCGCACGCTCATGTCGACCGCCTGCATCGCCAGATCCTGCACAGCCCCGAAGTCGGCTCGGCCCATCTGGAGCTGCTGGAGGACATGAAGCGCCTCAACTCGCTGTTCTGCTGCAGCGCCTATGTGGTGCTGGAGGCCGAGGCCCAGAATGCCGACCGGCCGAACGAGAAGTCCGAACACGACCGGCAGGATGGCGAGCTGCATTGCCTGCTGGCCGATGACGCGGCGAACAGGCCGCCCGGCCGGACAGCGGGAGGCTCAGCCGGCTGA